The following coding sequences are from one Lolium rigidum isolate FL_2022 chromosome 6, APGP_CSIRO_Lrig_0.1, whole genome shotgun sequence window:
- the LOC124668330 gene encoding germin-like protein 1-4, translating into MGKLAAVLLAACAALLALVAPLLAGDPSMLQDICAADYKSLEGPLRVNGYPCKRPENVTAEDFFFGGLANAADVYAGGNPMGSVVTAADVEKVPGLNTLGLSMARVDYAPWGGANPPHAHPRATEVIFVIDGTLEVGFVTTANRLITRAVPRGGMFVFPRGLMHFERSVGEVPAVAISAFDSQLPGTQPAAAAMFGAVPTDVLVRALQTDAGVVERIKSKFPPK; encoded by the exons ATGGGCAAGCTCGCCGCTGTCCTCCTCGCCGCCTGCGCCGCCCTCCTAGCTCTCGTCGCGCCGTTGCTCGCTGGCGACCCCAGCATGCTCCAGGACATCTGCGCCGCCGACTACAAGTCCCTCGAGGGCC CGCTGCGGGTGAACGGGTACCCGTGCAAGAGGCCGGAGAACGTGACGGCGGAGGATTTCTTCTTCGGCGGGCTGGCGAACGCCGCCGACGTGTACGCCGGCGGCAACCCCATGGGCTCCGTGGTGACGGCGGCGGACGTGGAGAAGGTCCCGGGGCTGAACACGCTTGGCCTGTCCATGGCGCGCGTCGACTACGCGCCGTGGGGTGGCGCCAACCCGCCGCACGCGCACCCGCGCGCCACCGAGGTCATCTTCGTCATCGATGGCACCCTGGAGGTGGGCTTCGTCACCACGGCGAACAGGCTCATCACCCGGGCCGTGCCCAGGGGCGGTATGTTCGTGTTCCCGCGCGGCCTGATGCACTTCGAGCGCAGCGTCGGCGAAGTGCCTGCCGTGGCCATCTCGGCTTTCGACAGCCAGCTCCCCGGAACTcagccggcggccgcggcgatGTTCGGGGCGGTGCCGACGGACGTGCTTGTGCGCGCGCTGCAGACCGATGCCGGTGTTGTGGAGCGCATCAAGTCCAAGTTCCCGCCAAAGTAA